GCGGCGTGCCGCTCCTCGCGCGTCGGCCCTGGCGCAGACGGGCTGCTCAACGGGCTGTTGCTCAACCGGACCTCCTGACGGGCGGGACGCAGGCTGGCAACGCGGGCCGGGCTTGCCAAGCGGGCGCGCAGCAAAAAAGGGGCGGGCCGCCTTCCGGCAGCCCGCCCCCTTCCTCCCGGGCCTTGCGGCCGGGGATTACTTCTGAATGCTGGCCACGACGCCGGCGCCGACGGTGCGGCCGCCCTCGCGGATGGCGAAGCGCAGGCCCTGGTCCATGGCGATCGGGGCGATCAGCTCGACCGTCATCGCGATGTTGTCGCCCGGCATCACCATCTCCACGCCCTCCGGCAGCTGCACCACGCCCGTCACGTCGGTCGTGCGGAAGTAGAACTGCGGCCGGTAGTTCGTGAAGAACGGCGTGTGGCGGCCGCCCTCCTCCTTCGTCAGGATGTAGGCCTCGGCCTTGAAGGAGGTGTGCGGCGTGATCGCGCCGGGCTTGGACAGAACCTGCCCGCGCTCCACGTCCTCACGCTTCGTGCCGCGCAGCAGCGCGCCGATGTTGTCGCCCGCCTCGCCGCTGTCGAGCAGCTTGCGGAACATCTCGACGCCGGTCACCGTCGTCTTCACGGTGTCCTTCAGGCCGACGATCTCGACCTCCTCGCCCACCTTGACGATGCCGCGCTCGACGCGACCCGTCACCACCGTGCCGCGGCCGGAAATCGAGAACACGTCCTCGATCGGCATCAGGAACGGCAGGTCCTTCGGGCGCTCCGGCTGCGGGATGTAGGCGTCCACCGCCTCCATCAGCTTCAGGATCGCGTTCTCGCCGATCTCGGGCTGCTTGTCCTCGAGCGCCATCAGCGCCGAGCCGTGGATGATCGGGATGTCGTCGCCCGGGAACTGGTAGGAGGAGAGGAGCTCGCGCACCTCCATCTCGACCAGCTCCAGCAGGTCGGGGTCCGCCATGTCGACCTTGTTCAGGAACACCACCAGCGCGGGAACGCCGACCTGGCGCGCCAGCAGGATGTGCTCGCGCGTCTGCGGCATCGGGCCGTCAGCCGCCGACACCACCAGGATCGCGCCGTCCATCTGCGCCGCGCCCGTGATCATGTTCTTCACGTAGTCGGCGTGGCCGGGGCAGTCCACGTGCGC
This genomic window from Pararoseomonas sp. SCSIO 73927 contains:
- the tuf gene encoding elongation factor Tu, with protein sequence MAKAKFERNKPHCNIGTIGHVDHGKTSLTAAITKVLAKSGGASFTAYDQIDKAPEERARGITISTAHVEYETANRHYAHVDCPGHADYVKNMITGAAQMDGAILVVSAADGPMPQTREHILLARQVGVPALVVFLNKVDMADPDLLELVEMEVRELLSSYQFPGDDIPIIHGSALMALEDKQPEIGENAILKLMEAVDAYIPQPERPKDLPFLMPIEDVFSISGRGTVVTGRVERGIVKVGEEVEIVGLKDTVKTTVTGVEMFRKLLDSGEAGDNIGALLRGTKREDVERGQVLSKPGAITPHTSFKAEAYILTKEEGGRHTPFFTNYRPQFYFRTTDVTGVVQLPEGVEMVMPGDNIAMTVELIAPIAMDQGLRFAIREGGRTVGAGVVASIQK